In Methanothrix sp., a genomic segment contains:
- a CDS encoding RNA methyltransferase: MMDLRVVLVEPLYEGNVGSVARAMKNFGFRDLALVNPCRIEDFGCAMASHARDVLQMSRNFSTLAEALEGANLVVGTTGKRLEHEQHHLRLHLRVPCLTPAGLAEKLRDKEGTVALLLGREDCGLNSNEISLCDMIVSIPTSEEYPVMNLSHSAAILFYELSRIGGNSPDCVQMARKETLKLLQERAGDLLADIAYPEHKKDFALLMLRRIFGRAELTEREARALLGIIKKIRWRVSHGQKGSDRD, from the coding sequence ATGATGGATCTGCGTGTGGTCCTGGTCGAGCCCCTCTACGAGGGCAATGTGGGCTCTGTGGCCCGGGCGATGAAGAACTTCGGCTTTCGTGATCTGGCCCTGGTCAACCCCTGCAGGATCGAAGACTTCGGCTGTGCCATGGCCTCCCATGCCCGGGATGTCCTGCAGATGTCCAGAAACTTCTCCACCCTGGCCGAGGCCCTGGAGGGGGCGAACCTGGTGGTGGGCACCACTGGCAAGAGGCTGGAGCATGAGCAGCACCACCTGCGGCTGCACCTGAGGGTGCCCTGCCTGACCCCGGCTGGTCTAGCAGAAAAGCTCCGGGATAAGGAGGGGACAGTAGCCCTGCTCCTGGGGAGGGAGGACTGCGGCCTGAACAGCAATGAAATCTCCCTGTGCGATATGATCGTCTCCATTCCCACCTCGGAGGAATATCCAGTGATGAACCTCTCCCATTCGGCAGCTATCCTGTTCTATGAGCTCTCCCGGATTGGAGGCAATAGCCCGGACTGTGTGCAGATGGCCAGAAAAGAGACGTTGAAGCTATTGCAGGAGAGGGCAGGAGATCTTCTTGCGGATATTGCATATCCTGAGCATAAGAAGGACTTTGCTCTGCTCATGCTGCGGCGGATCTTCGGCCGGGCAGAGCTGACGGAGAGGGAGGCTCGAGCCCTTCTCGGGATCATAAAAAAGATCCGCTGGAGGGTAAGCCATGGCCAGAAGGGCTCAGATCGAGATTAA
- a CDS encoding RtcB family protein: MEIEKISDNIYEVPIGYRPGMRVAGRIFVSSSLLEMVEPGTIEQVANVATLPGIVGHSMAMPDAHLGYGFPIGGVAAFREQGGVISPGGVGFDINCGVRLLRSDLRADAVQPLINTLVDALFQAVPSGLGSTGRLHITDQQLTETFLRGAEWALEEGYGVEADLVHCEESGCMSGADPSQVGVKARKRGRPQLGTLGSGNHFLEIQRVDEIYDQEAAKRFGLFEGQITVMIHTGSRGAGHQICTDHLNVLSKAVRRYGIDIPDRQLACAPLGSPEAESYFGAMVCAANYAWTNRHIIAHWTREVFDRYFPGSQLPLLYDVAHNVAKIEEHQVEGKKERLYVHRKGATRAFGPSREEVPAAYAGIGQPVLIPGSMATSSYVLCGQDKSLELTFGSACHGAGRVMSRSQALKQFTGKEVKAALDREGIAVRATSSGMLAEEAPQVYKPSSEVVDVVHDLGIAIKVARLSPLGVCKG, from the coding sequence ATGGAAATTGAGAAGATCAGTGATAACATTTACGAGGTTCCCATAGGCTACCGGCCGGGGATGAGGGTGGCGGGCAGAATCTTCGTCTCCTCCAGCCTCTTGGAGATGGTCGAGCCGGGGACGATCGAGCAGGTGGCCAATGTGGCCACCCTTCCCGGAATCGTCGGCCACTCCATGGCCATGCCCGATGCCCATCTGGGCTATGGCTTTCCCATCGGCGGGGTGGCCGCCTTCCGGGAGCAGGGGGGGGTCATCAGCCCCGGTGGTGTGGGCTTTGACATAAATTGCGGGGTGCGCCTCCTCCGCTCGGACCTGAGAGCTGATGCAGTGCAGCCGCTCATCAACACCCTCGTAGATGCCCTCTTTCAGGCGGTGCCCTCGGGCCTGGGATCTACAGGCAGGCTGCATATCACCGATCAGCAATTGACAGAGACCTTCCTCCGGGGAGCAGAGTGGGCGTTAGAGGAGGGCTATGGGGTGGAGGCAGACCTGGTGCACTGCGAGGAGAGCGGCTGTATGTCTGGAGCTGACCCCTCCCAGGTGGGGGTCAAAGCGAGGAAACGGGGCCGACCGCAGTTGGGAACCCTAGGCAGCGGCAACCACTTCCTGGAGATTCAGAGGGTGGATGAGATCTACGACCAAGAGGCGGCAAAGAGATTCGGCCTCTTCGAGGGGCAGATCACAGTGATGATTCACACCGGCTCCCGGGGAGCTGGCCACCAGATCTGCACTGATCATCTGAATGTCCTCTCCAAAGCAGTGCGAAGGTACGGCATCGATATACCGGACAGACAACTGGCCTGTGCTCCCCTGGGCAGTCCGGAGGCAGAGAGCTACTTCGGGGCTATGGTCTGCGCCGCCAACTATGCCTGGACCAACCGGCATATCATCGCCCACTGGACGAGGGAGGTCTTCGACCGCTACTTCCCCGGCTCCCAACTGCCGCTGCTCTACGATGTGGCCCATAATGTGGCCAAGATCGAGGAGCATCAGGTGGAGGGGAAGAAGGAGAGGCTCTATGTGCACCGCAAGGGTGCCACCCGCGCCTTCGGCCCCTCGAGAGAGGAGGTCCCCGCTGCCTATGCCGGCATTGGCCAGCCGGTGCTCATCCCGGGGAGCATGGCCACGTCCTCATATGTGCTCTGCGGCCAGGACAAATCCCTGGAGCTGACATTCGGCTCCGCCTGCCATGGCGCAGGGAGGGTGATGAGCAGGAGCCAGGCCCTAAAGCAGTTCACAGGCAAAGAGGTGAAGGCCGCCCTGGACAGAGAGGGGATCGCCGTCCGGGCCACCTCCTCTGGGATGCTGGCCGAGGAGGCCCCTCAGGTCTACAAGCCGTCCAGCGAGGTGGTGGATGTGGTCCATGACCTGGGAATAGCCATCAAGGTAGCCAGGCTGTCCCCCCTGGGCGTCTGTAAGGGATAG
- a CDS encoding archease: protein MHMIPFQYLEHTADIKFRAYGTTREEMLSNAASALFGAMISPEQVTVQEVWPVELEAEELEDLAYQWLSEIVFLFETESAVFSTFQVVLQEGEEGRGWKLRAEIGGERMDLERHLFRSEVKAVTWHKFAIVKNELWCIQVVLDV, encoded by the coding sequence ATGCATATGATTCCTTTCCAGTATCTGGAGCATACTGCTGATATCAAATTCCGCGCCTATGGCACTACCAGGGAAGAGATGCTCTCCAATGCCGCCTCTGCCCTCTTTGGAGCCATGATCTCACCGGAGCAGGTGACCGTCCAGGAGGTCTGGCCGGTGGAGCTGGAGGCGGAGGAGCTGGAGGATCTGGCCTACCAGTGGCTCTCTGAGATCGTCTTTCTCTTCGAGACCGAGTCCGCAGTCTTCTCCACCTTTCAGGTGGTGCTGCAGGAGGGTGAAGAGGGAAGGGGGTGGAAGCTCAGGGCAGAGATAGGCGGAGAGCGAATGGACCTTGAGAGGCACCTCTTTCGGTCTGAGGTCAAGGCGGTCACCTGGCATAAGTTCGCCATCGTGAAGAATGAGCTGTGGTGCATTCAGGTTGTGCTGGATGTCTGA
- a CDS encoding radical SAM protein, whose amino-acid sequence MAAYNIMPPKILEERASTALAHLESCRICPRRCQVNRLDDEWGFCRTGRRARVASFAPHFGEEPPLVGRAGSGTIFFSGCNLACVFCQNWDISQMGAGREVEAEEMAKMMLVLQDGGCHNINLVTPTHVVPQILEALLLAREGGLSVPLVYNSGGYDSVETLRLLDGIIDIYMPDAKYGQDGPAQRYSEAPGYTAIMKAALKEMHRQVGDLEMDEEGIALRGLLVRHLVLPAGAAGTEEVVRFISQEISVNTYLNVMAQYRPEYNACRYPELDRPLAAQEYARAIDLAQRAGLVRGITIL is encoded by the coding sequence ATGGCTGCCTACAATATTATGCCCCCAAAGATCCTTGAAGAGCGTGCCAGCACCGCTTTGGCCCATCTTGAGTCCTGCCGGATCTGCCCCCGCCGCTGCCAGGTGAACCGGCTGGATGATGAGTGGGGCTTCTGCCGCACAGGCAGGCGGGCCCGGGTGGCCAGCTTCGCCCCCCACTTCGGGGAGGAGCCGCCCCTGGTGGGGCGCGCGGGCTCCGGCACCATCTTCTTCTCCGGCTGCAACCTGGCATGCGTCTTCTGTCAGAACTGGGATATCAGTCAAATGGGCGCCGGCCGGGAGGTGGAGGCAGAGGAGATGGCGAAGATGATGCTCGTCCTGCAGGATGGCGGCTGCCATAACATCAACCTCGTCACCCCCACCCACGTCGTCCCCCAGATCCTGGAGGCCCTGCTCCTGGCGCGGGAGGGGGGCCTCTCCGTCCCCCTGGTCTACAATAGCGGCGGCTATGACTCAGTGGAGACGCTGCGCCTCCTCGATGGTATCATCGATATCTATATGCCCGATGCCAAATACGGCCAGGATGGCCCCGCCCAGAGGTACTCTGAGGCCCCAGGCTACACAGCAATCATGAAGGCGGCCCTCAAAGAGATGCACCGCCAGGTGGGAGACCTGGAGATGGATGAGGAGGGCATTGCCCTGCGGGGGCTTTTAGTCCGCCACCTGGTCCTGCCCGCAGGCGCTGCCGGCACTGAGGAGGTGGTCCGCTTCATCTCTCAGGAGATATCTGTGAACACCTACCTCAATGTGATGGCCCAGTACCGCCCGGAGTACAATGCCTGCCGTTACCCCGAACTCGACCGCCCCCTGGCTGCGCAGGAGTATGCCCGGGCCATAGACCTGGCCCAAAGAGCAGGGCTGGTCCGGGGAATAACAATCCTTTAA
- a CDS encoding tetratricopeptide repeat protein codes for MVIDPEFAAAWSNKGNILSELGKYDEAIGAYDQAIAIDPELADSWFNKGSALSDLGRYDEAIKAFDEAIRLDPENANTQNNKGNALSRQGKYDEAIRAYDEAIRIDPGYTKAWYNKGSALSGQGRYDEAIRAYDEAIVIDPEFAGTWYNKGNVLHSLGKYNEAVRAYDEAVRIDPELALAWDNKGSTLGKLGKYDEAIMAFDQAIKIDPERARTWYNKGAALYDLGKYDEAIKALDGAIRIDPEFAWAWYDKGNALCSLGRYDEAIRAYDEAIGIDPEDEYAWYSKASALRMLHRNAEAEAAYKRALELGYSRSWH; via the coding sequence ATCGTAATTGATCCTGAATTTGCCGCGGCATGGAGTAATAAAGGCAATATTCTCAGCGAGCTGGGCAAGTATGATGAGGCCATCGGGGCTTATGACCAGGCCATCGCAATTGATCCTGAATTGGCCGACTCATGGTTCAATAAAGGCTCGGCTCTCAGCGACCTGGGCAGGTACGATGAGGCCATAAAAGCATTTGATGAGGCCATCAGACTTGATCCTGAAAATGCCAATACACAGAATAATAAAGGCAATGCTCTCAGTCGCCAGGGCAAGTACGACGAGGCCATAAGGGCATATGATGAGGCTATCAGAATTGATCCTGGATACACCAAAGCATGGTACAATAAAGGCTCGGCTCTCAGCGGCCAAGGCAGGTACGATGAGGCCATAAGGGCATATGATGAGGCCATCGTAATCGATCCTGAATTTGCCGGGACATGGTACAATAAAGGCAATGTTCTCCACAGCCTGGGCAAGTACAATGAGGCTGTCAGAGCTTATGACGAAGCCGTCAGAATTGATCCTGAATTGGCCTTGGCATGGGACAATAAAGGCTCAACTCTCGGCAAACTGGGCAAGTATGATGAGGCCATCATGGCTTTTGATCAGGCTATCAAAATTGATCCTGAACGCGCCAGAACATGGTACAATAAAGGTGCGGCGCTCTATGACCTGGGCAAGTACGATGAAGCCATCAAGGCCCTTGACGGGGCGATCAGAATTGATCCTGAATTCGCCTGGGCATGGTACGATAAAGGCAATGCTCTCTGCAGCCTGGGCAGGTACGATGAGGCCATAAGGGCATATGATGAGGCCATCGGGATTGATCCTGAAGATGAATATGCCTGGTACAGCAAGGCCAGCGCCCTGAGGATGCTTCATCGCAACGCTGAAGCAGAAGCAGCATATAAGCGAGCACTGGAGCTGGGATACAGCAGATCATGGCATTGA
- a CDS encoding tetratricopeptide repeat protein: MTQGLTIFGFMLLMLVSLNAVSYQGIASEGAIADKGWALYSLGRYDEAIGTYYEAIRLDLEDAGTWYNKGNTLCSLGRYDEAIKAYDEAIRIDPENVGAWNNKGNALDSLGKYDEAIEAFDKTIGIDPELAAAWNNKGNALDSLGKYDEAIRTFDQAIVIDPEFALTWYNKGNTLKNLDRYDEAIRAYDEAIRLDPENAAAWSNKGNAFNILGKYDKAIMAFDQAIRIDPELAAAWNNKGMALYGLGKHDEAIGAYDQAIRINPEDINPWFNKGWALSDLGKYNESIEAYDGAIRINPEDVNPWFNKGWALSNLGRYDEALKAYDEAIRIDPEFAWAWFGKGLAFGSLGKYDEAIKTYDEAIRLAPEDAAAWLGKGWALNSLGKYDEAIMAFDQAIKIDPESIEAWSNKGWALYSLGRYDEAIKAYDEAIRIDPEFAEVWNSKGLALYGLGKYDEAMRAYDEAIRLDPELAAAWSNKGSTLDSLGKYDEAIRAYNQAIVIDPELALAWYNKGNTLSNQGKYDEAIGAYDQPS; this comes from the coding sequence TTGACTCAAGGACTGACTATATTTGGATTTATGTTGCTGATGCTGGTCTCGCTGAATGCTGTATCCTATCAGGGCATCGCATCGGAGGGGGCTATAGCAGATAAAGGCTGGGCTCTCTACAGCCTGGGCAGGTACGATGAGGCCATCGGGACTTACTATGAGGCCATCAGACTTGATCTTGAAGATGCCGGGACATGGTACAATAAAGGCAATACTCTCTGCAGCCTGGGCAGGTACGATGAGGCCATAAAGGCATATGACGAGGCCATCAGAATCGATCCTGAAAATGTCGGGGCATGGAATAATAAAGGCAATGCTCTCGATAGCCTGGGAAAGTATGATGAGGCTATTGAGGCTTTTGACAAGACCATCGGAATTGATCCCGAATTGGCCGCGGCATGGAACAATAAAGGCAATGCTCTCGATAGCCTGGGCAAGTACGATGAGGCCATCAGGACTTTTGACCAGGCCATCGTAATTGATCCTGAATTTGCCTTGACATGGTACAATAAAGGCAATACTCTCAAAAATTTGGACAGGTACGATGAGGCCATAAGGGCTTACGACGAGGCCATCAGACTTGATCCTGAAAATGCCGCAGCATGGAGCAATAAAGGCAATGCTTTCAACATCCTGGGCAAGTATGATAAGGCCATCATGGCTTTTGACCAGGCTATCAGAATTGATCCGGAATTGGCCGCGGCATGGAACAACAAAGGCATGGCTCTCTATGGCCTGGGCAAGCATGATGAGGCCATCGGGGCTTATGACCAGGCCATCAGAATTAATCCAGAAGATATCAATCCTTGGTTCAATAAAGGCTGGGCTCTCAGCGATCTGGGCAAGTACAATGAGTCCATCGAAGCTTACGACGGGGCCATCAGAATTAATCCAGAAGATGTCAATCCTTGGTTCAATAAAGGCTGGGCTCTCAGCAATCTGGGCAGGTACGATGAGGCCCTAAAGGCTTACGACGAGGCCATCAGAATTGATCCTGAATTTGCCTGGGCATGGTTCGGTAAAGGCTTAGCTTTCGGTAGCCTGGGCAAGTATGATGAGGCCATAAAGACATATGATGAGGCCATCAGACTTGCTCCCGAAGATGCCGCGGCATGGTTAGGTAAAGGCTGGGCTCTCAACAGCCTGGGCAAGTATGATGAGGCCATCATGGCTTTTGATCAGGCTATCAAAATTGATCCTGAATCGATCGAGGCATGGAGCAATAAAGGTTGGGCTCTTTATAGCTTGGGTAGATACGATGAGGCCATAAAGGCATATGATGAGGCCATCAGAATCGATCCTGAATTTGCCGAGGTATGGAACAGTAAAGGCTTGGCTCTCTATGGCCTGGGCAAGTACGACGAGGCCATGAGGGCTTATGACGAGGCCATCAGACTTGATCCTGAATTGGCCGCGGCATGGAGCAATAAAGGCTCGACTCTCGATAGTCTGGGCAAGTATGATGAGGCCATCAGGGCTTATAACCAGGCCATCGTAATTGATCCTGAATTGGCCTTGGCATGGTACAATAAAGGCAATACTCTCAGTAACCAGGGCAAGTACGACGAGGCCATCGGGGCTTATGACCAGCCATCGTAA
- a CDS encoding tetratricopeptide repeat protein, with amino-acid sequence MALGSLGKYDEAIKAYDEAIRIDPELSRAWYNKGVALDSLGRYDEAIRAYDEAIRLDPELAVAWGNKGLALDSLGKYDEAAKAYYKAIRIDLKTDMPSTTVKSVP; translated from the coding sequence TTGGCTCTCGGTAGCCTGGGCAAGTACGATGAGGCTATAAAGGCCTATGACGAGGCCATCAGAATCGATCCTGAACTCTCCAGGGCATGGTACAATAAAGGCGTGGCTCTTGATAGCCTGGGCAGGTACGATGAAGCCATAAGGGCTTACGACGAGGCCATCAGACTTGATCCTGAATTGGCCGTGGCATGGGGCAACAAAGGCCTGGCTCTCGATAGCCTGGGCAAGTATGATGAGGCCGCAAAGGCTTATTATAAGGCCATCAGAATCGATCTCAAGACGGATATGCCTAGCACTACAGTAAAGTCAGTGCCTTGA
- a CDS encoding tetratricopeptide repeat protein, whose product MLISVNAVSYQGIALEVAIADKGLALYNQGKYDEAIRAYDEAIRLDPEDAEAWFGKGSALDSLGKYDEAIRAYDEAIRLDPEDAEARYNKGLALKSLGKYDEAIRAYDEAIRIDPEFAWAWSNKGLALKSLGKYDEAIRAYDEAIRLDPEYAAAWNNKGIALGNLGKYDEAIRAYDEAIRLDPEYAAAWNNKGNALDNLGKYDEAIRAYDEAIRLDPEYAAAWNNKGIALKSLGKYDEAIRAYDEAIRLDPEYAAAWNNKGIALCSLGKYDDAIGAFDEAIRLDLEDAEAWNNKGVALCSLGKYDDAIGAFDEAIRLDPEYAEAWNNKGIALRSLGKYDDAIGAFDEAIRLDPEDAEAWNNKGVVLDILSKYDEAIRAFDEAIRIDPEYANAWNNKGSALGILGKYDEAIKAFDEAIRIDPEDAWAWSNKGNALYGLGKYDEAIKAFDEAIRLDPEHAWAWSNKGNALYGLGKYDEAIRAYDEAIRLEPELAGAWDNKGMALYGLGKYDEAIKAFDEAIRLDPEDANAWNNKGNALYSQGKYDEAIRAYDEAIRLDPEYANAWYNKGSALDNMGKYDEAIRAYDEAIRIDPELAAA is encoded by the coding sequence ATGCTGATATCGGTTAATGCTGTATCCTATCAGGGCATCGCATTGGAGGTAGCTATAGCTGATAAAGGCTTGGCTCTCTATAACCAGGGCAAGTACGATGAGGCCATCAGGGCTTATGATGAGGCCATCAGACTTGATCCTGAAGATGCCGAGGCATGGTTCGGTAAAGGCTCGGCTCTCGATAGCCTGGGCAAGTATGATGAGGCCATCAGGGCTTATGACGAAGCCATCAGACTTGATCCTGAAGATGCCGAGGCACGGTACAACAAAGGCTTGGCTCTCAAAAGCCTGGGCAAGTACGATGAGGCCATAAGAGCTTATGACGAGGCCATCAGAATTGATCCTGAATTTGCCTGGGCATGGAGCAATAAAGGCTTGGCTCTCAAAAGCCTGGGCAAGTATGATGAGGCCATAAGGGCTTATGACGAGGCCATCAGACTTGATCCTGAATATGCCGCGGCATGGAACAATAAGGGCATTGCTCTCGGTAACCTGGGCAAGTACGATGAGGCCATAAGGGCTTATGACGAGGCCATCAGACTTGATCCTGAATATGCCGCGGCATGGAACAATAAAGGCAATGCTCTCGATAACCTGGGCAAGTACGATGAGGCCATAAGGGCTTATGACGAGGCCATCAGACTTGATCCTGAATATGCCGCGGCATGGAACAATAAAGGCATTGCTCTCAAAAGCCTGGGCAAGTACGATGAGGCCATCAGGGCTTACGACGAGGCCATCAGACTTGATCCTGAATATGCCGCGGCATGGAACAATAAAGGCATTGCTCTCTGTAGCCTGGGCAAGTACGATGATGCCATAGGAGCTTTTGACGAGGCCATCAGACTTGATCTTGAAGATGCCGAGGCGTGGAACAATAAAGGCGTGGCTCTCTGCAGCCTGGGCAAGTACGATGATGCCATAGGAGCTTTTGACGAGGCCATCAGACTTGATCCTGAATATGCCGAGGCGTGGAACAATAAAGGCATTGCTCTCCGTAGTCTGGGCAAGTACGATGATGCCATAGGAGCTTTTGACGAGGCCATCAGACTTGATCCTGAAGATGCCGAGGCGTGGAACAATAAAGGCGTGGTTCTCGATATCCTGAGCAAGTACGATGAGGCCATAAGGGCTTTTGACGAGGCCATCAGAATCGATCCTGAATACGCCAACGCATGGAACAATAAAGGCTCAGCTCTCGGTATACTGGGCAAATACGATGAGGCCATAAAGGCTTTTGACGAGGCCATCAGAATTGATCCTGAAGATGCCTGGGCATGGAGCAATAAAGGCAATGCTCTCTATGGCCTGGGCAAGTATGATGAGGCCATAAAGGCTTTTGACGAGGCTATCAGACTTGATCCTGAACATGCCTGGGCATGGAGCAATAAAGGCAATGCTCTCTATGGCCTGGGCAAGTATGATGAGGCCATAAGGGCTTATGACGAGGCCATCAGACTTGAGCCTGAATTGGCCGGGGCATGGGACAATAAAGGTATGGCTCTCTATGGCCTGGGCAAATACGATGAGGCCATAAAGGCTTTTGACGAGGCCATCAGACTTGATCCTGAAGATGCCAACGCATGGAACAACAAAGGCAATGCTCTCTATAGCCAGGGCAAGTACGATGAGGCCATAAGGGCTTATGACGAGGCCATCAGACTTGATCCTGAATACGCCAATGCATGGTACAACAAAGGCTCTGCTCTCGATAACATGGGCAAGTATGATGAGGCCATAAGGGCTTACGACGAAGCCATCAGAATTGATCCTGAATTGGCCGCGGCATGA